From the genome of Notolabrus celidotus isolate fNotCel1 chromosome 5, fNotCel1.pri, whole genome shotgun sequence, one region includes:
- the LOC117812248 gene encoding vasodilator-stimulated phosphoprotein-like has protein sequence MGESSICQVRATVMLYDDTNKRWVPAGSDTPSYSRVQIFHNQGANTFRVVGRKLQADQQVVINCPIIKGMKYNQASPNFHQWRDPKQVWGLNFGSQEDAALFASSMRHALETVGKPAGPVQSPQVPVAAPSSPATPAPPTPVTASGPPPAPPAPPAPPGPPCPPAPPPPGGMVPPAPPPPPPPPLSGGGGGAGAGAGAGAGAGAGGGNDLAAALAGAKLRKTVKDEGGGAAQETKPASGGSGAGGGGGGGGGGGGLMGEMSAILARRRKAADVPAPKKAELSREDSDCSKSAGAEESNGKAKEKSPCTPRPKSSSINQRDSTSPFSNSANAPLSRTKVPGKGSDGVGSHIDMEQIKQEIVEEVRKELQKVKDEIIKALTEELRGASQSEE, from the exons ATGGG TGAGTCCAGTATCTGCCAAGTGAGAGCAACAGTCATGCTGTATGATGACACCAACAAGCGCTGGGTACCAGCAGGATCTGATACTCCTTCCTACAGCCGTGTCCAGATCTTTCACAATCAAGGGGCCAACACCTTTAGAGTGGTGGGGCGGAAACTCCAGGCAGACCAGCAG GTGGTGATCAACTGTCCAATAATCAAGGGGATGAAGTATAATCAAGCCTCACCAAACTTTCACCAGTGGAGGGACCCCAAGCAAGTGTGGGGGCTGAACTTTGGCAGCCAAGAGGATGCTGCTCTCTTTGCCAGTTCCATGAGGCATGCATTAGAGACTGTCGGCAAACCTGCTGGCCCAG TTCAGAGCCCTCAGGTCCCTGTTGCTGCCCCATCCTCTCCTGCTACTCCTGCACCTCCAACCCCAGTGACTGCCTCAGGGCCACCCCCAGCACCTCCAGCACCCCCAGCACCTCCAGGACCCCCATGCCcacctgcacctcctcctcctggggGCATGGTGCCACCAGCACCACCCCCGCCCCCACCCCCGCCCCtatctggtggtggtggtggagctggagctggagctggagctggggcTGGAGCTGGGGCCGGAGGGGGGAACGATCTGGCTGCAGCTCTTGCAGGGGCTAAACTGCGTAAAACTGTTAAG GATGAGGGAGGAGGGGCAGCCCAAGAAACCAAACCAGCATCAGGTGGAAGTGGAGCtgggggtggaggtggaggtggaggtggaggtggaggtctCATGGGAGAAATGAGTGCTATTCTTGCTAGAAG gAGGAAAGCTGCCGATGTTCCTGCTCCAAAAAAAGCAGAACTTTCCAGA GAAGATTCGGACTGCTCAAAATCCGCAGGTGCAGAAG AAAGTAATGGAAAGGCCAAGGAGAAATCTCCCTGCACTCCAAG GCCTAAATCCTCATCCATCAATCAAAGGGACTCCACATCTCCCTTCTCCAACTCTGCAAATGCCCCACTGTCCAG GACCAAAGTGCCGGGAAAGGGCTCGGATGGTGTAGGAAGTCATATTGATATGGAACAAATCAAGCAG gaaattgTGGAAGAAGTGAGAAAAGAACTTCAAAAAGTAAAGGATGAGATCATCAAAG CATTGACTGAGGAGCTGCGAGGTGCCAGCCAGAGTGAAGAGTGA
- the LOC117812777 gene encoding cytotoxic and regulatory T-cell molecule isoform X3, which translates to MKLQLSVFTVLIQVSLAAQQQVTVMKGQTVHLSCPITAAHQNNVEWRNPENYIMFFTLKDKRYTINKLSESEFSISISNVTFKDGGTYTCLQYSHPTTETKVEVTVVGYPKMSVAKHEGKSAIKCTAEGNHYPPQISWKFNDGPEFHRTAQAQVVREDKKYVSTEVLSVLPGKKRETVRCLVRHPALHSRHLMNFVKIGPKIAQFPFSTTTSPPTALSTGSTEVLRTRSTTRAMVNHTPTDVRGTSSENSERLSTSEVTAPTGFPLKPVTSTHSPLSHTDDSTRLTSSSSTSRTNGTDSNATSTTGWISIANKTEEIGAEGNRTVGSDIPKMQAGAARSSSLLVLLVTCLIVCLLVVVIFITIKLRRAHIAWKRENEDSNPSEESSKSKSSQEEKSIQQQRRRGLLNTEFTKYVVDEQTATTTATTTANASPESMHQKQTPQPQMLGRTLAKCDVKETEL; encoded by the exons ATGAAACTGCAGCTCAGCGTCTTCACAGTCCTCATACAGG TTTCACTTGCGGCGCAGCAGCAAGTGACTGTGATGAAAGGTCAAACAGTCCACTTGAGCTGCCCAATCACTGCAGCTCACCAGAACAATGTGGAGTGGAGGAACCCTGAAAATTATATCATGTTCTTCA CTTTGAAGGACAAACGCTACACCATCAACAAACTCTCTGAGTCTGAATTCTCCATCAGTATTTctaatgtcacctttaaagatggAGGCACTTACACATGCCTTCAGTACAGCCACCCCACAACAGAGACAAAAGTGGAGGTCACTGTTGTAG GTTATCCCAAAATGAGTGTAGCAAAGCATGAGGGAAAGTCTGCCATAAAGTGTACTGCTGAGGGGAACCACTACCCTCCCCAGATCTCCTGGAAATTTAATGATGGGCCAGAGTTTCATCGTACAG CTCAGGCCCAAGTGGTCCGCGAGGACAAAAAATATGTCTCAACGGAAGTACTAAGTGTCCTCCctggaaagaagagagaaacagtgaGATGCCTTGTTCGACATCCAGCTCTGCATTCACGTCATCTTATGAACTTTGTGAAAATTGGACCAAAGA TAGCACAGTTCCCCTTCTCAACTACGACAAGCCCTCCCACAGCTCTGTCAACAGGGTCAACAGAGGTGCTGAGAACACGCAGCACCACCAGAGCAATGGTTAACCATACACCCACAGATGTGAGGGGGACATCATCAGAAAACTCTGAAAGGTTATCAACTTCTGAGGTGACAGCACCCACTGGATTTCCTCTGAAGCCTGTTACATCCACTCACTCACCTCTTAGCCATACAG ATGACTCAACACGATTGACATCATCCTCTTCAACCAGTAGGACGAATGGCACTGACAGTAATGCAACAAGCACAACAG GCTGGATATCTATTGCTAATAAAACAGAGGAGATTGGTGCAGAAGGAAACAGAACAG TGGGTTCAGACATCCCCAAGATGCAGGCTGGAGCTGCAAGAAGTTCATCATTACTGGTTCTCCTGGTGACATGCCTGATAGTCTGTCTCCTTGTGGTGGTGATTTTTATCACCATCAAACTAAGAAGAGCACATATTGCCTGGAAGAGAG AGAATGAAGACTCCAATCcgtcagaggagagcagcaaaTCAAAGTCAAGCCAGGAAGAGAAGAGTATTCAGCAACAAAGGCGCAGGG GGCTCTTAAACACGGAATTCACAAAGTATGTTGTTGATGAACAAACTGCGACCACCACAGCGACCACCACAGCGAATGCATCTCCGGAGAGCATGCATCAAAAGCAGACTCCTCAACCTCAAATGCTGGGAAGAACTTTAgccaagtgtgacgtaaaggagACAGAGCTTTAA
- the LOC117812777 gene encoding cytotoxic and regulatory T-cell molecule isoform X2 has translation MKLQLSVFTVLIQVSLAAQQQVTVMKGQTVHLSCPITAAHQNNVEWRNPENYIMFFSKNKALKDKRYTINKLSESEFSISISNVTFKDGGTYTCLQYSHPTTETKVEVTVVGYPKMSVAKHEGKSAIKCTAEGNHYPPQISWKFNDGPEFHRTAQAQVVREDKKYVSTEVLSVLPGKKRETVRCLVRHPALHSRHLMNFVKIGPKTQFPFSTTTSPPTALSTGSTEVLRTRSTTRAMVNHTPTDVRGTSSENSERLSTSEVTAPTGFPLKPVTSTHSPLSHTDDSTRLTSSSSTSRTNGTDSNATSTTGWISIANKTEEIGAEGNRTVGSDIPKMQAGAARSSSLLVLLVTCLIVCLLVVVIFITIKLRRAHIAWKRENEDSNPSEESSKSKSSQEEKSIQQQRRRGLLNTEFTKYVVDEQTATTTATTTANASPESMHQKQTPQPQMLGRTLAKCDVKETEL, from the exons ATGAAACTGCAGCTCAGCGTCTTCACAGTCCTCATACAGG TTTCACTTGCGGCGCAGCAGCAAGTGACTGTGATGAAAGGTCAAACAGTCCACTTGAGCTGCCCAATCACTGCAGCTCACCAGAACAATGTGGAGTGGAGGAACCCTGAAAATTATATCATGTTCTTCAGTAAGAATAAAG CTTTGAAGGACAAACGCTACACCATCAACAAACTCTCTGAGTCTGAATTCTCCATCAGTATTTctaatgtcacctttaaagatggAGGCACTTACACATGCCTTCAGTACAGCCACCCCACAACAGAGACAAAAGTGGAGGTCACTGTTGTAG GTTATCCCAAAATGAGTGTAGCAAAGCATGAGGGAAAGTCTGCCATAAAGTGTACTGCTGAGGGGAACCACTACCCTCCCCAGATCTCCTGGAAATTTAATGATGGGCCAGAGTTTCATCGTACAG CTCAGGCCCAAGTGGTCCGCGAGGACAAAAAATATGTCTCAACGGAAGTACTAAGTGTCCTCCctggaaagaagagagaaacagtgaGATGCCTTGTTCGACATCCAGCTCTGCATTCACGTCATCTTATGAACTTTGTGAAAATTGGACCAAAGA CACAGTTCCCCTTCTCAACTACGACAAGCCCTCCCACAGCTCTGTCAACAGGGTCAACAGAGGTGCTGAGAACACGCAGCACCACCAGAGCAATGGTTAACCATACACCCACAGATGTGAGGGGGACATCATCAGAAAACTCTGAAAGGTTATCAACTTCTGAGGTGACAGCACCCACTGGATTTCCTCTGAAGCCTGTTACATCCACTCACTCACCTCTTAGCCATACAG ATGACTCAACACGATTGACATCATCCTCTTCAACCAGTAGGACGAATGGCACTGACAGTAATGCAACAAGCACAACAG GCTGGATATCTATTGCTAATAAAACAGAGGAGATTGGTGCAGAAGGAAACAGAACAG TGGGTTCAGACATCCCCAAGATGCAGGCTGGAGCTGCAAGAAGTTCATCATTACTGGTTCTCCTGGTGACATGCCTGATAGTCTGTCTCCTTGTGGTGGTGATTTTTATCACCATCAAACTAAGAAGAGCACATATTGCCTGGAAGAGAG AGAATGAAGACTCCAATCcgtcagaggagagcagcaaaTCAAAGTCAAGCCAGGAAGAGAAGAGTATTCAGCAACAAAGGCGCAGGG GGCTCTTAAACACGGAATTCACAAAGTATGTTGTTGATGAACAAACTGCGACCACCACAGCGACCACCACAGCGAATGCATCTCCGGAGAGCATGCATCAAAAGCAGACTCCTCAACCTCAAATGCTGGGAAGAACTTTAgccaagtgtgacgtaaaggagACAGAGCTTTAA
- the LOC117812777 gene encoding cytotoxic and regulatory T-cell molecule isoform X1, whose amino-acid sequence MKLQLSVFTVLIQVSLAAQQQVTVMKGQTVHLSCPITAAHQNNVEWRNPENYIMFFSKNKALKDKRYTINKLSESEFSISISNVTFKDGGTYTCLQYSHPTTETKVEVTVVGYPKMSVAKHEGKSAIKCTAEGNHYPPQISWKFNDGPEFHRTAQAQVVREDKKYVSTEVLSVLPGKKRETVRCLVRHPALHSRHLMNFVKIGPKIAQFPFSTTTSPPTALSTGSTEVLRTRSTTRAMVNHTPTDVRGTSSENSERLSTSEVTAPTGFPLKPVTSTHSPLSHTDDSTRLTSSSSTSRTNGTDSNATSTTGWISIANKTEEIGAEGNRTVGSDIPKMQAGAARSSSLLVLLVTCLIVCLLVVVIFITIKLRRAHIAWKRENEDSNPSEESSKSKSSQEEKSIQQQRRRGLLNTEFTKYVVDEQTATTTATTTANASPESMHQKQTPQPQMLGRTLAKCDVKETEL is encoded by the exons ATGAAACTGCAGCTCAGCGTCTTCACAGTCCTCATACAGG TTTCACTTGCGGCGCAGCAGCAAGTGACTGTGATGAAAGGTCAAACAGTCCACTTGAGCTGCCCAATCACTGCAGCTCACCAGAACAATGTGGAGTGGAGGAACCCTGAAAATTATATCATGTTCTTCAGTAAGAATAAAG CTTTGAAGGACAAACGCTACACCATCAACAAACTCTCTGAGTCTGAATTCTCCATCAGTATTTctaatgtcacctttaaagatggAGGCACTTACACATGCCTTCAGTACAGCCACCCCACAACAGAGACAAAAGTGGAGGTCACTGTTGTAG GTTATCCCAAAATGAGTGTAGCAAAGCATGAGGGAAAGTCTGCCATAAAGTGTACTGCTGAGGGGAACCACTACCCTCCCCAGATCTCCTGGAAATTTAATGATGGGCCAGAGTTTCATCGTACAG CTCAGGCCCAAGTGGTCCGCGAGGACAAAAAATATGTCTCAACGGAAGTACTAAGTGTCCTCCctggaaagaagagagaaacagtgaGATGCCTTGTTCGACATCCAGCTCTGCATTCACGTCATCTTATGAACTTTGTGAAAATTGGACCAAAGA TAGCACAGTTCCCCTTCTCAACTACGACAAGCCCTCCCACAGCTCTGTCAACAGGGTCAACAGAGGTGCTGAGAACACGCAGCACCACCAGAGCAATGGTTAACCATACACCCACAGATGTGAGGGGGACATCATCAGAAAACTCTGAAAGGTTATCAACTTCTGAGGTGACAGCACCCACTGGATTTCCTCTGAAGCCTGTTACATCCACTCACTCACCTCTTAGCCATACAG ATGACTCAACACGATTGACATCATCCTCTTCAACCAGTAGGACGAATGGCACTGACAGTAATGCAACAAGCACAACAG GCTGGATATCTATTGCTAATAAAACAGAGGAGATTGGTGCAGAAGGAAACAGAACAG TGGGTTCAGACATCCCCAAGATGCAGGCTGGAGCTGCAAGAAGTTCATCATTACTGGTTCTCCTGGTGACATGCCTGATAGTCTGTCTCCTTGTGGTGGTGATTTTTATCACCATCAAACTAAGAAGAGCACATATTGCCTGGAAGAGAG AGAATGAAGACTCCAATCcgtcagaggagagcagcaaaTCAAAGTCAAGCCAGGAAGAGAAGAGTATTCAGCAACAAAGGCGCAGGG GGCTCTTAAACACGGAATTCACAAAGTATGTTGTTGATGAACAAACTGCGACCACCACAGCGACCACCACAGCGAATGCATCTCCGGAGAGCATGCATCAAAAGCAGACTCCTCAACCTCAAATGCTGGGAAGAACTTTAgccaagtgtgacgtaaaggagACAGAGCTTTAA